A single Streptomyces sp. 2114.4 DNA region contains:
- a CDS encoding LmbU family transcriptional regulator codes for MGEINASTHAREVHPALPKLSEKLSKAVDKTIARRTTLELTSGISLDDWQKIGKQLFVAADSSAWWLGDWLIYGRTMYPDRYQRAIEETHLDYQTLRNYAWVARRFAPPRRRPALSFQHHAELASLPENEQEYWLDRAERLSWSRNFLRSRVKAARQAGEQTEQHAISMRVEVNVSRDRRQRWIQAADDADQDLQSWAMSMLDHAAAAVLMG; via the coding sequence ATGGGGGAAATCAATGCAAGCACGCATGCACGGGAGGTACATCCTGCGCTGCCCAAACTCAGCGAGAAGCTGTCCAAAGCCGTTGATAAGACCATTGCACGACGCACCACCCTTGAATTGACGTCCGGTATATCGCTGGACGACTGGCAGAAAATCGGCAAGCAGCTCTTCGTCGCCGCCGACTCCTCGGCCTGGTGGCTGGGTGACTGGCTCATCTACGGACGGACCATGTATCCGGACCGTTACCAGCGCGCGATCGAGGAGACTCACCTTGATTACCAAACGCTGCGCAATTACGCCTGGGTCGCCCGGCGCTTCGCACCGCCGCGCAGGCGCCCCGCGCTGAGCTTCCAGCACCACGCGGAACTGGCGAGCCTTCCGGAGAACGAGCAGGAGTACTGGCTGGACCGGGCAGAACGGCTCAGCTGGTCGAGGAACTTTCTGCGCAGCCGCGTCAAGGCAGCCCGCCAGGCCGGCGAGCAGACCGAGCAGCACGCCATCAGCATGCGTGTCGAAGTGAACGTCTCCCGGGACCGCCGCCAGCGCTGGATCCAGGCCGCCGACGACGCGGACCAGGATCTGCAGAGCTGGGCCATGTCGATGCTCGACCATGCGGCTGCCGCGGTCCTCATGGGATAG
- a CDS encoding response regulator transcription factor: MTTAEPTTIDVLIADDDPLVRAGLSVMLGGSPDLRVVAEAGDGAEAVSLARQHRLDVVLMDIRMPVMDGLAATEALRAMSNAPEVLVLTTFDADEYVLRALRAGAAGFALKDTPPPEIVSAIHRVAQGQPVLSPAVTQRLIDRVLSTQDPTGRRGEARDRLALLNERERAVALGIGHGKSNAQIGAALYLGVSTVKTHVSSILTKLGLNNRVQVALLVHDAGELEGRS; encoded by the coding sequence ATGACCACAGCCGAGCCCACCACGATCGACGTGCTGATTGCCGACGACGATCCACTCGTCCGCGCCGGGCTGTCGGTGATGCTGGGCGGGTCCCCCGACCTGCGCGTGGTCGCCGAGGCCGGTGACGGCGCCGAGGCGGTCAGCCTGGCCCGGCAGCACCGCCTCGACGTGGTCCTCATGGACATCCGGATGCCGGTCATGGACGGGCTGGCGGCCACGGAAGCACTGCGGGCCATGAGCAACGCACCAGAAGTCCTCGTCCTGACGACGTTCGACGCCGACGAGTACGTACTGCGCGCACTGCGTGCCGGAGCGGCGGGGTTCGCACTGAAGGACACTCCGCCGCCGGAGATCGTCTCGGCCATTCACCGGGTGGCCCAGGGCCAGCCGGTGCTCTCACCGGCCGTCACCCAGCGGCTGATCGACCGGGTTCTGTCCACGCAGGACCCCACGGGGCGCCGCGGGGAGGCCCGGGACCGGCTGGCACTGCTCAACGAACGGGAGCGCGCGGTCGCTCTCGGCATCGGCCACGGCAAGTCCAACGCGCAGATCGGCGCGGCGCTCTACCTCGGGGTCTCCACGGTCAAGACCCATGTCTCCAGCATCCTGACCAAACTCGGCCTCAACAACCGGGTGCAGGTTGCCCTGTTGGTGCACGACGCCGGGGAGCTGGAGGGCCGGAGTTGA